One part of the Actinotignum schaalii genome encodes these proteins:
- a CDS encoding gamma-glutamylcyclotransferase family protein produces MGDTVLIRRGNTYFVRNELTTGGGEHSFTFGQPDDEVIAGDWNGDGTDTLAIRRGNMFYVSNVLDDDENFTVFSFGRHGDTVLVGDWDGDGIDSFAVRRGNMYYVNNSTVSGGNASTEFSYGRHGDNVLVGDWNRDGVDTLAVRRDYVPPAPNSERPPNLDPNSGGYPILVYGTLRQGEEAAFVVNNYSGIKESWVPGYELWITGPRWNPWPWALPGPHGLRGDLLKYGPWNYDAKVAQMDDWEGYVPGKNPAYMNYTRDLVTTVDGPAWMYVATKWRQDFARRWGYVVPHGDFHRF; encoded by the coding sequence GTGGGCGATACGGTCCTTATTCGCCGCGGCAATACGTATTTCGTGCGTAATGAGCTCACCACCGGAGGTGGGGAACATAGCTTCACTTTCGGCCAGCCCGATGATGAAGTGATCGCGGGGGATTGGAACGGGGACGGCACCGATACCCTGGCCATCCGGCGCGGCAATATGTTCTATGTCAGCAATGTGCTCGACGACGATGAGAACTTCACGGTCTTCTCCTTCGGGCGCCACGGTGACACGGTCCTCGTAGGTGACTGGGATGGGGACGGCATCGATAGTTTCGCGGTGCGCCGCGGCAATATGTACTACGTCAATAACTCGACCGTGTCCGGTGGGAACGCTTCTACCGAATTCTCCTACGGGCGCCACGGGGATAACGTTCTGGTGGGTGACTGGAACCGCGACGGGGTGGACACCCTGGCGGTGCGCCGCGATTATGTGCCGCCGGCCCCCAATAGCGAGCGCCCACCCAACCTTGATCCTAATTCCGGCGGGTACCCCATCCTGGTTTACGGAACGCTACGCCAGGGCGAAGAAGCCGCCTTCGTGGTCAATAACTACTCAGGTATCAAAGAAAGCTGGGTGCCGGGTTATGAACTGTGGATCACCGGGCCGCGGTGGAATCCGTGGCCCTGGGCTCTTCCCGGCCCGCACGGGCTGCGCGGCGACCTCCTGAAGTACGGACCGTGGAATTACGATGCCAAAGTGGCCCAAATGGATGATTGGGAAGGTTATGTTCCGGGTAAGAACCCTGCCTATATGAATTACACCCGTGACCTCGTCACCACCGTGGATGGGCCGGCGTGGATGTACGTAGCAACGAAATGGCGGCAGGATTTCGCGCGGCGCTGGGGTTACGTTGTACCCCACGGCGATTTCCACCGCTTCTAA